The following are encoded together in the Microterricola viridarii genome:
- a CDS encoding GntR family transcriptional regulator has translation MGVSHEGGLMSGASLRDLQLDRASRDPLWVQLSGVIRGAIQSGKLSADQALPSEAELIDRFGVSRTVVREALADLVQRGLIYKIRAKGSFVAPTRRDLGFIGSTLGSSDDLLAAGRSSATRVLSLGEGQADSAEAGALRIPEGAPVIRIRRLRSVDGTPALLVQTTLPKEPFSGLLKSNLENRSLYEHLRRHYGVAPVGADRWIQAVIPSDEETALLELPAGSPVLHIESIAWGADEIPFEYYRALHRTDEARFYLGIR, from the coding sequence ATGGGCGTCTCGCATGAAGGGGGACTCATGAGCGGCGCATCTCTGCGCGATCTGCAGCTCGATCGCGCGTCGAGGGACCCACTGTGGGTACAGCTTTCCGGCGTCATCCGCGGGGCAATCCAGAGCGGGAAGCTCAGCGCGGACCAGGCCTTGCCGTCCGAGGCTGAGCTCATTGATCGCTTCGGGGTCTCCCGCACGGTGGTGCGCGAGGCCTTGGCCGACCTCGTCCAGCGAGGCTTGATCTACAAGATCCGCGCCAAAGGCTCCTTTGTGGCTCCAACGCGCCGCGATCTCGGCTTCATCGGCTCCACGCTCGGCTCCTCCGATGACCTGTTGGCCGCGGGGCGCAGCTCCGCTACGCGTGTCCTCAGCCTCGGCGAGGGTCAGGCAGACAGCGCCGAGGCAGGTGCGCTCCGCATCCCGGAAGGCGCACCCGTGATCCGCATCCGACGGCTGCGTTCCGTTGACGGCACGCCGGCGCTTCTCGTGCAGACGACCCTCCCCAAGGAGCCGTTCAGCGGCCTGCTGAAGAGCAATCTGGAGAACCGCTCCCTCTACGAGCACCTGCGACGCCATTATGGGGTCGCTCCGGTCGGCGCTGACCGGTGGATTCAGGCGGTCATCCCCTCGGACGAAGAGACCGCGCTCCTGGAGTTGCCGGCCGGCTCTCCTGTTCTACACATTGAGTCGATCGCCTGGGGCGCGGACGAGATCCCATTCGAGTATTACCGCGCGCTGCATCGCACGGACGAGGCGCGTTTCTACCTCGGCATTCGCTAG
- a CDS encoding substrate-binding domain-containing protein: MSFRSLRRVSIAAAAIAALTLTGCAAGAETGSAPAGDGDGISIALSNGFVNGWRLTLINKFEEEATKLKADGIVSDFSTVNAPGENSATEQASQIRSLVLQNPDVLLVIPASSTALIPAVEEACDAGITVVVLDADMDAPCAHVVRNAYDMWGEVSLLPALDAIGGEGNIVINRGVIGSQPEEAFHARQLEILKDYPKVKVAAEINGFCDSSTAQKEIVSVLGSLPEIAATPGCIGGMGIVQAFESAGREAPVVVFDTDGKSLNFWKDKGISNGSFAALTDPGQVIAAIYVALAVRDGQDVPREVVLPLLEISQSDLGYWADKLASDEYAANQWDKESVDAALAAIAAGEEVLAPAIK, encoded by the coding sequence ATGTCGTTTAGATCCCTTCGGCGAGTCAGCATCGCTGCCGCGGCCATCGCCGCACTCACTCTCACCGGATGCGCCGCAGGCGCCGAAACCGGATCGGCTCCAGCCGGCGATGGAGACGGCATCTCAATCGCCCTCAGCAACGGCTTCGTCAACGGATGGCGCCTCACCCTCATCAACAAGTTCGAGGAGGAGGCGACCAAGCTCAAGGCCGACGGCATCGTCTCCGACTTCTCGACCGTGAACGCGCCCGGCGAGAACAGCGCCACGGAGCAGGCCTCACAGATCCGTAGCCTCGTGCTGCAGAACCCGGATGTGCTCCTGGTCATTCCGGCCTCCTCCACCGCGCTGATCCCCGCAGTGGAAGAAGCCTGCGACGCGGGCATCACGGTCGTCGTTCTCGACGCCGACATGGACGCCCCCTGCGCTCACGTCGTGCGCAACGCCTACGACATGTGGGGCGAGGTCTCGCTCCTGCCCGCACTCGACGCAATCGGCGGCGAGGGCAACATCGTCATCAACCGTGGCGTCATCGGCTCGCAGCCCGAAGAAGCGTTCCACGCCCGTCAGCTGGAGATCCTCAAGGACTACCCGAAGGTGAAGGTCGCAGCCGAGATCAACGGCTTCTGCGACAGCAGCACTGCCCAGAAGGAGATCGTCTCTGTTCTCGGCTCGCTGCCGGAGATCGCCGCGACTCCCGGCTGCATCGGCGGCATGGGCATTGTCCAGGCGTTTGAGTCGGCGGGCCGGGAGGCCCCCGTCGTTGTGTTCGACACCGACGGCAAGTCGCTGAACTTCTGGAAGGACAAGGGCATCAGCAACGGTTCCTTTGCCGCGCTGACCGACCCCGGCCAGGTTATCGCCGCGATCTACGTCGCCCTGGCGGTACGGGATGGCCAGGACGTCCCGCGTGAGGTTGTGCTGCCGCTGCTCGAGATCTCCCAGAGCGACCTCGGCTATTGGGCCGACAAGCTCGCCTCGGACGAGTACGCCGCGAACCAGTGGGACAAGGAAAGCGTCGACGCCGCTCTGGCTGCCATCGCTGCGGGCGAAGAAGTCCTCGCCCCCGCCATCAAGTAA
- a CDS encoding sugar ABC transporter ATP-binding protein, which produces MSLTELSESLGAAPSAAPTAPTIVARGVTRSYGKTRALRGVDLHLEHGEILGLVGHNGAGKSTLMRMLAGIEQPDSGEVIARERRAGHAWNATAAAKSGVRMVYQELALCDDLTVAENAALSDPRPTGVWGWRGRAERRIGEALDTVFPGHGISVLRRTGELAMAERQMVEIARALCTDRLTMLILDEPTESLGVDATAQLYTHLRSLTGRGVSILLISHRMQEVLANSDRIAVMKDGTVVETFAASATSESELLVAMGGEVRAADAETGPAGSDDTGIAAAGRASRRGDVVAAVRAPSGISFEARAGELIGLAGLAGQGQEQLLNKLWNAGALSRGLTVPKRRAYVPGDRQTSGILPLWSVAENLTVSALRGLGRFGVIDGRAKRALAARWIAALKVRGDAATPITSLSGGNQQKVLVARAFAADAELVLLDDPFRGVDVATKNELYALMKAEAAAGRSIVWYSTENSEMAHCDRVYVFRANRLVSELSGESNTEERIIADSFDETSGELR; this is translated from the coding sequence ATGTCACTTACAGAACTCAGCGAATCGCTCGGTGCGGCGCCCAGCGCCGCCCCGACTGCGCCGACCATCGTCGCGCGCGGCGTAACGAGGAGCTACGGCAAGACCCGTGCTCTGCGGGGCGTCGATCTGCACCTCGAGCATGGTGAGATTCTCGGACTCGTCGGCCACAACGGCGCGGGCAAGAGCACGCTCATGCGAATGCTCGCCGGCATCGAGCAACCCGATTCCGGCGAGGTCATCGCCAGAGAGCGCCGGGCGGGCCACGCCTGGAACGCCACCGCCGCCGCCAAGTCCGGTGTGCGCATGGTCTATCAGGAACTCGCGCTGTGCGACGACTTGACCGTCGCCGAGAACGCCGCACTCTCTGACCCCCGCCCGACCGGAGTCTGGGGATGGCGCGGTCGCGCGGAGCGCCGCATCGGCGAAGCGCTCGACACCGTTTTTCCCGGCCACGGCATCTCGGTGCTGCGCCGAACAGGGGAGCTGGCCATGGCCGAGCGCCAGATGGTCGAGATCGCCCGCGCCCTCTGCACCGACAGGCTCACCATGCTCATCCTCGACGAGCCGACCGAGTCGCTCGGCGTGGACGCCACCGCCCAGCTCTACACACACCTCCGCAGCCTGACCGGCCGTGGCGTGAGCATTCTGCTCATCTCGCACCGGATGCAGGAAGTGCTCGCGAACAGCGACCGCATTGCCGTGATGAAGGACGGCACGGTCGTCGAGACGTTCGCCGCCTCTGCGACATCCGAGAGCGAACTGCTCGTCGCGATGGGGGGCGAGGTGCGTGCGGCGGATGCCGAGACCGGCCCTGCCGGGTCCGACGACACCGGCATCGCCGCTGCCGGGCGCGCCAGCCGTCGTGGCGACGTCGTCGCCGCGGTGCGCGCCCCATCGGGGATCAGCTTTGAGGCCCGCGCCGGCGAGCTCATCGGTCTGGCTGGCCTCGCAGGCCAGGGGCAGGAACAGCTGTTGAACAAGCTCTGGAACGCCGGCGCGCTCAGCCGCGGCCTCACCGTTCCGAAGCGCCGGGCGTATGTGCCGGGCGACCGCCAAACCTCGGGGATCCTGCCGCTCTGGAGCGTTGCGGAAAACCTCACCGTCTCTGCACTGCGAGGCCTCGGCCGCTTCGGCGTCATCGATGGCCGTGCCAAGCGGGCATTGGCCGCCAGATGGATCGCAGCCCTCAAGGTGCGCGGCGATGCCGCGACACCGATCACCTCACTCAGCGGTGGCAACCAGCAGAAGGTTCTCGTGGCCAGAGCATTCGCCGCCGACGCTGAGCTTGTGCTCCTCGACGACCCGTTCCGCGGCGTCGATGTCGCCACCAAGAACGAGCTCTACGCCCTCATGAAGGCCGAAGCCGCCGCCGGGCGATCGATCGTCTGGTACTCGACGGAGAACAGCGAGATGGCACACTGCGACCGCGTCTACGTCTTCCGCGCGAACCGGCTCGTCTCCGAACTCAGCGGCGAATCCAACACCGAGGAGCGGATCATCGCCGACTCCTTCGACGAGACCTCCGGAGAACTGCGATGA
- a CDS encoding ABC transporter permease, protein MTTTLPATGRPGLANRARVGATHGFPALLSLVALVVIFGISVANQPGILSVSGLTLMLMSAVPLVFAAQAQMLIMSVGDIDLGIGALIGLVTVIAATLLTESPILGVALLVAIVFVYALLGLIVQKRGVPSIIITLGMSFVWIGLGLQILPTPGGATPEWLTAVGRWRPDAIPAPLVFIVAATLIGWYLARQSRIGSRMRALGSSAATLQKAGWSLAGTRVMAYVLAAVLIIVSGLLLASQTRSGDINSASNFTLMTIAAVILGGGTFSGGRALPIGATLGAVTLGLITVLLSLMNLSSSLQSAAQGIIVLAVLAGRIITERFTR, encoded by the coding sequence ATGACCACAACACTCCCGGCCACCGGCCGGCCCGGCCTGGCCAACCGGGCCCGGGTGGGCGCAACCCACGGGTTCCCCGCACTGCTCTCCCTCGTCGCGCTTGTCGTGATCTTCGGCATCTCCGTTGCCAACCAGCCCGGCATCCTGAGCGTTTCCGGCCTCACCTTGATGCTCATGTCGGCGGTGCCATTGGTCTTCGCCGCGCAAGCGCAGATGCTCATCATGTCCGTCGGCGACATTGATCTCGGCATCGGAGCCCTCATCGGACTCGTGACGGTCATCGCCGCCACGCTCCTGACCGAGAGCCCGATCCTCGGCGTCGCCCTGCTCGTGGCGATTGTGTTCGTCTACGCCCTGCTGGGGCTCATCGTGCAGAAGCGCGGCGTCCCCTCCATCATCATCACGCTGGGCATGTCCTTCGTCTGGATCGGTCTCGGATTGCAAATCCTGCCCACGCCAGGCGGTGCAACGCCGGAATGGCTCACCGCCGTCGGCCGGTGGCGCCCGGACGCCATCCCCGCTCCGCTCGTCTTCATCGTGGCCGCCACCCTCATCGGCTGGTATCTCGCACGACAGAGCCGCATTGGGTCCCGGATGCGTGCGCTCGGCAGCAGCGCGGCCACCTTGCAGAAAGCGGGTTGGTCGCTCGCCGGCACCCGCGTCATGGCCTACGTGCTCGCCGCCGTGCTCATCATCGTCTCCGGTCTGTTGCTGGCGTCGCAGACGCGCTCCGGGGACATCAACTCTGCGAGCAACTTCACGCTCATGACGATCGCCGCAGTGATCCTGGGCGGTGGCACCTTCTCGGGCGGGCGCGCTCTGCCCATCGGCGCCACGCTCGGCGCCGTCACCCTGGGGCTCATCACCGTGCTGCTCAGCCTGATGAACCTGTCGTCCAGCCTGCAGTCCGCGGCGCAGGGAATCATCGTGCTCGCCGTTTTGGCCGGCCGCATCATTACAGAGAGGTTCACCCGATGA
- a CDS encoding ABC transporter permease — translation MSATLSSPTLTASDDVLGRRRLSWPAWGWSFIGVLAVWALIIIVRPGAPFDPVAQALTLAPFLVLVALGQMLVITLGPGNIDVSVGTIISMASYVSVAVGASLGPLAGILAAVGVGIAAAVCSVIAILLLKVPPIIATLATSLIVSSATLLLADASRHSADAALRAFVNAKILGIPVIAVLVLAITVVIALMLRHTRFGLSVLAVGQSARAAERAGINVRAITAMAYLACGAFAGLAGGLLAAFISPSTVLGTSYMLDSIAVVVIGGTLISGGRAVATGAWTGALFFVLLSGLLNLVGWSIGAQNILKGVLVVAVVVVSAAASGTGGSSLARLRESLHIGNRNKETTHG, via the coding sequence ATGAGCGCCACGCTCTCCTCACCCACTCTGACCGCCTCGGACGACGTCCTCGGGCGTCGCCGGCTCAGCTGGCCCGCGTGGGGTTGGTCGTTCATCGGCGTGCTCGCCGTGTGGGCCCTGATCATCATCGTGCGCCCCGGTGCTCCGTTCGATCCCGTCGCACAGGCGCTCACGCTGGCACCGTTCCTGGTTCTCGTCGCGCTCGGCCAGATGCTCGTCATCACGCTCGGCCCGGGCAACATCGACGTATCCGTCGGCACCATCATCTCGATGGCGTCGTACGTGTCGGTGGCCGTCGGCGCCAGCCTCGGGCCGCTCGCCGGAATCCTCGCTGCAGTCGGTGTTGGCATTGCCGCCGCTGTGTGCAGCGTCATCGCCATTCTGCTGCTCAAGGTGCCTCCAATCATCGCCACCCTGGCGACGAGCCTGATCGTCTCCTCGGCGACCTTGCTCCTGGCCGACGCCAGCCGGCATTCCGCGGATGCCGCGCTCCGGGCGTTCGTGAACGCGAAGATCCTCGGCATCCCGGTGATCGCAGTGCTCGTGCTCGCCATCACCGTCGTCATTGCCCTCATGCTTCGGCACACGCGCTTCGGCCTCTCGGTGCTCGCCGTCGGCCAGAGTGCTCGCGCCGCCGAGCGCGCCGGCATCAACGTGCGGGCGATCACGGCCATGGCCTACCTCGCCTGCGGCGCATTCGCCGGCCTCGCCGGCGGCCTGCTTGCCGCCTTCATCTCTCCGAGCACGGTGCTCGGCACCTCCTACATGCTCGACTCGATCGCCGTCGTCGTGATTGGCGGAACGCTGATCTCCGGGGGCAGGGCCGTCGCGACGGGGGCCTGGACCGGCGCGCTCTTCTTTGTGCTGCTCTCCGGCCTGCTCAACCTCGTCGGCTGGAGCATTGGCGCCCAGAACATCCTCAAGGGCGTCTTGGTTGTCGCCGTGGTCGTCGTCTCGGCGGCCGCCAGCGGAACCGGAGGATCCTCTCTCGCGCGACTGCGCGAATCCCTCCACATCGGAAACAGAAACAAGGAGACTACACATGGCTGA
- the lsrF gene encoding 3-hydroxy-5-phosphonooxypentane-2,4-dione thiolase, with product MADLDDLREGTNFGGAPVGAQGAFHLKGLGGQDWGMRARLSRIFDPADGKTVMLAFDHGYFQGPTSGLERLDQSIVPLIPQADALMLTRGALRTTIPAENGKGIVLRASGGPSVLTDLSNEEIAVSIDDAVRVDAAALAVQVFVGSENETKSIKNLTTLVDQGQNVGIPVLAVTAVGKDMVRDARYFRLATRMSAELGAAFVKTYYVEDGFETITAACPVPIVIAGGKKVEEKAALTIAYRAMQEGAAGVDMGRNVFQSAHPSAMLAAVRAVVHENLTPAEAFALYEELSH from the coding sequence ATGGCTGACCTCGACGACCTCCGCGAAGGAACCAACTTCGGCGGCGCGCCCGTTGGCGCCCAGGGTGCCTTCCACCTGAAGGGTCTGGGCGGGCAGGACTGGGGTATGCGCGCCCGCCTGTCGCGCATCTTCGACCCGGCCGACGGCAAGACCGTGATGCTCGCATTCGACCACGGCTACTTCCAGGGCCCGACATCCGGTCTTGAGCGTCTCGACCAGTCCATCGTGCCCCTGATCCCGCAAGCGGACGCCCTCATGCTCACTCGCGGCGCGCTGCGCACCACTATCCCCGCCGAGAACGGCAAGGGCATCGTGCTGCGCGCCAGCGGCGGGCCGAGCGTGCTCACCGACCTCTCCAACGAGGAGATCGCCGTCAGCATCGACGACGCCGTGCGCGTTGACGCCGCTGCGCTGGCCGTGCAGGTGTTCGTCGGGAGCGAGAACGAGACCAAGTCCATCAAGAACCTGACCACGCTGGTCGACCAAGGCCAGAATGTCGGAATCCCCGTGCTCGCTGTCACCGCCGTCGGCAAGGACATGGTGCGCGACGCCCGCTACTTCCGCCTCGCGACCCGGATGTCGGCCGAGCTCGGCGCGGCCTTCGTGAAGACGTACTACGTCGAAGACGGCTTCGAGACGATCACTGCCGCCTGCCCCGTTCCGATCGTCATCGCCGGAGGCAAGAAGGTCGAGGAGAAAGCGGCCCTCACCATTGCGTATCGGGCGATGCAGGAGGGTGCCGCAGGCGTCGACATGGGTCGCAACGTCTTCCAGTCCGCTCACCCGTCCGCGATGCTCGCTGCCGTGCGCGCCGTCGTGCACGAGAACCTGACGCCCGCTGAGGCCTTCGCCCTCTACGAGGAACTCTCCCACTGA
- a CDS encoding glycerol-3-phosphate dehydrogenase/oxidase gives MPALSSYASNVAPVDVAVIGAGINGLAVAREAARRGLSVVLVDQDDIGARTSAISTRLIHGGLKYLERLELHLVYESIRERNILLKRAPHLVHHYPMLVPFVKGQSRPGWLVACGLMLHDVLAIGKPLPFNRIVFGGRMRRDWPELAEGGVRWGGLFHDAHVPLTERLSLELAVDAHAHGATLLTHSKVESLLRTGGRITGIQYRDRMDGGLKQIDAQLVVNAAGPWVDEVLALVGGHDRKMGPTKGSHLVVDPFDGAPESCIFFESPDDARPMFVLPWNGRYMIGTTDIPYNDSIDSIVIDSDESAYLLNAVNRLIPRAKLSTEDVLWSYSGVRPLPYVGELDDPSKVSRDHEILVHRGSSAGLITLIGGKLTTHRALGELVAKKIERALGRKPGASPTRDAALPGAPTGDWSEYRARFIGRSSLPTAAATRIVDTYGVAAESISRLVDGTPELAEVVDPDSGAIAAEAVHAVVNEGAFTLEDVVLRRMVVALNGDVGLAAAPAIAAVLVKHAGWSSERADAELARYRQSMRRFMPRVVRAENAAGN, from the coding sequence ATGCCCGCTCTGTCGAGCTATGCAAGCAATGTGGCCCCCGTCGATGTCGCCGTGATCGGCGCAGGAATCAACGGCCTCGCGGTCGCCCGCGAGGCGGCGCGCCGCGGACTCAGCGTCGTTCTCGTCGACCAAGACGACATCGGAGCGCGCACCTCCGCCATCTCGACCCGCCTCATCCACGGCGGGCTCAAATACCTTGAGCGCCTCGAACTTCACCTGGTCTACGAGTCGATTAGGGAGCGCAACATTCTTCTCAAGCGTGCTCCGCACCTGGTCCACCACTACCCGATGCTGGTGCCATTCGTGAAAGGTCAAAGCAGGCCGGGCTGGCTGGTTGCCTGTGGGCTCATGCTTCACGACGTGCTCGCCATCGGCAAGCCGCTTCCGTTCAACCGGATCGTCTTCGGCGGCAGGATGCGCCGGGACTGGCCGGAACTGGCCGAGGGCGGCGTCCGATGGGGTGGCCTCTTCCACGACGCCCACGTTCCTCTCACCGAGCGGCTGAGCCTGGAACTCGCCGTTGACGCGCACGCACACGGTGCCACCCTGCTGACCCATTCCAAGGTTGAGTCGCTCCTGCGCACCGGGGGCCGAATCACCGGCATCCAGTACCGGGACCGGATGGACGGTGGACTCAAGCAGATCGACGCCCAGCTCGTCGTCAATGCTGCAGGCCCCTGGGTCGACGAGGTGCTCGCACTGGTCGGCGGTCACGACCGCAAGATGGGACCGACCAAGGGCAGCCACCTGGTTGTGGACCCCTTCGACGGTGCTCCGGAAAGCTGCATCTTCTTCGAGTCACCGGATGACGCACGGCCTATGTTCGTGCTGCCGTGGAACGGTCGCTACATGATCGGCACGACCGACATCCCCTACAACGACTCGATCGACTCGATTGTCATCGACAGCGACGAGAGCGCTTACCTGCTCAATGCCGTCAACCGACTGATCCCCCGGGCGAAGCTGAGCACAGAGGACGTGTTGTGGTCGTACTCCGGCGTGCGCCCCTTGCCCTATGTGGGCGAACTGGACGATCCCTCCAAGGTCAGCCGTGACCATGAGATCCTCGTGCACCGTGGATCGAGTGCCGGCTTGATCACTCTCATCGGCGGGAAGCTCACCACTCACAGAGCGCTCGGCGAACTCGTCGCCAAGAAGATCGAACGCGCCCTCGGCCGTAAGCCGGGCGCCTCGCCCACCCGCGACGCCGCGCTCCCGGGTGCCCCGACCGGCGACTGGTCTGAGTACCGTGCGCGCTTCATCGGGCGCAGCTCGCTGCCCACAGCCGCCGCCACACGCATCGTCGACACATACGGCGTTGCCGCCGAGTCCATCTCTCGACTGGTCGACGGGACACCCGAGCTGGCCGAGGTCGTCGACCCGGACAGCGGTGCGATCGCAGCCGAGGCGGTGCACGCCGTCGTCAACGAGGGCGCGTTCACGCTGGAGGACGTTGTGCTGCGCCGCATGGTCGTCGCACTGAACGGAGATGTCGGCCTCGCGGCCGCCCCCGCGATTGCCGCCGTCCTGGTCAAGCACGCGGGCTGGAGCAGCGAACGCGCCGACGCTGAGCTCGCCCGGTATCGTCAGTCGATGCGCCGTTTCATGCCGCGGGTCGTCCGCGCTGAAAACGCGGCCGGCAACTAG
- a CDS encoding FGGY-family carbohydrate kinase, whose protein sequence is MSVNQCYIGIDVGLTSAKAAAFDADGRELRCYSAPNPRVAVSSDRQEINMTALWEVVADVLGLLTGWLDANGWTVRALGATGHGNGLYLVDEQLAPVRSAFASTDTRSENIVAGLDPSEVERVRTVTGSMPWAGQPGVLLRWMHDNEPETLARARWALTCKDWITACLTGQANADYSDASGCGLVNLADRRYEPEVFDMLGVPRELMRLLPPLANSDAVVGEVSVEAAARTGLRVGVPVVAGCMDCVASPIGAGSTELGDVTVIVGTWAINSVVVPVSDAPPRVTLNALLPDPELMLAQEVAPTSAASIEWYSSLMSTLSADTVSPQQLLAAAESVPAGADGLLFLPFVHGAPEHLGATGTLIGAKGSHGHREIARAVAEGITQYHRVQLEKLRASGARVSSDPWTLAGGGAKNPLWAQIFADVIGHPVRRQLGTELGARGAASLAANGIGGDTSSWRVSPDPALVVAPGADRESYQRQGARFDRVLAAMAQVWTEAAR, encoded by the coding sequence GTGTCAGTCAACCAGTGCTACATCGGGATCGACGTCGGTCTCACCTCGGCCAAGGCCGCCGCGTTCGATGCCGACGGCCGTGAACTCCGCTGCTATTCGGCCCCGAACCCCCGGGTCGCCGTCTCCTCCGACCGCCAAGAGATCAACATGACCGCCCTCTGGGAGGTCGTGGCCGATGTGCTGGGGCTGCTCACCGGCTGGCTCGACGCCAACGGCTGGACGGTGCGGGCGCTTGGCGCAACGGGCCACGGAAACGGGCTGTACCTCGTCGATGAACAGCTCGCGCCCGTGCGCAGCGCATTCGCCTCGACCGACACCCGGAGTGAGAACATTGTCGCCGGCCTCGACCCGTCGGAGGTGGAGCGGGTTCGAACCGTCACCGGCTCAATGCCGTGGGCCGGGCAACCCGGGGTGCTGCTGCGCTGGATGCACGACAACGAGCCGGAGACCCTCGCACGGGCACGGTGGGCGCTGACCTGCAAGGACTGGATCACCGCGTGCCTCACGGGGCAGGCGAACGCCGACTACTCCGACGCCTCCGGCTGCGGGCTGGTCAACTTGGCGGATCGCCGCTACGAACCTGAGGTGTTCGACATGCTCGGAGTTCCGCGTGAGCTCATGCGGCTGCTGCCGCCTCTCGCGAACTCTGATGCCGTCGTCGGCGAGGTGTCGGTCGAGGCGGCCGCACGCACGGGGCTCCGGGTCGGGGTTCCGGTCGTGGCCGGGTGCATGGACTGCGTCGCGAGCCCCATTGGCGCCGGTTCGACCGAGCTCGGAGACGTCACGGTGATCGTCGGAACCTGGGCGATCAATTCCGTTGTGGTCCCCGTCAGCGACGCCCCGCCCCGTGTCACTCTCAACGCGCTCCTTCCTGACCCTGAGCTCATGCTCGCGCAGGAGGTTGCGCCCACATCCGCCGCGAGTATCGAGTGGTACTCGTCGCTCATGTCTACGCTGTCCGCCGATACCGTCTCGCCCCAGCAGCTCCTGGCGGCGGCGGAGTCCGTGCCGGCGGGAGCCGACGGCCTGCTCTTCTTGCCGTTTGTGCATGGCGCCCCCGAACACCTTGGAGCCACCGGCACCCTGATCGGTGCCAAGGGGAGCCACGGCCACCGCGAGATCGCCCGCGCCGTCGCGGAGGGCATCACGCAGTACCACCGCGTGCAGCTTGAGAAGTTGCGGGCGAGCGGTGCGCGGGTCTCGTCTGACCCCTGGACGTTGGCGGGAGGCGGGGCGAAGAACCCGCTCTGGGCGCAGATCTTCGCCGATGTGATCGGCCACCCTGTGCGTAGGCAACTTGGCACAGAGTTGGGCGCTCGAGGGGCGGCCTCACTGGCCGCGAACGGGATCGGCGGCGACACGAGCAGCTGGCGAGTCAGCCCAGACCCCGCCCTCGTGGTCGCCCCAGGGGCCGACCGCGAGAGCTATCAACGACAGGGCGCGCGCTTCGACAGGGTGCTCGCCGCAATGGCACAGGTATGGACGGAGGCCGCGCGATGA
- a CDS encoding class II aldolase/adducin family protein yields MTAVKNALQGALEEIVRVSRELGSDPALVLHGGGNTSIKAMGEDVTGEQIELVLVKGSGWDLGTIESQGFAPLRRARLLQLLRLEKLSDSSMVNELRQASLSASAPTASIEALLHAHLPARVVLHSHADAIVALTDQPDGLRRAAEVLGERVAVLPYIMPGFDLARMVASTELADADAIVLANHGLFTFADDADAALDRHRALVAAASAALGMEHWGVEGEIVQRAGTPIELATLRRDIARTAGRPLLLRQSASERALRFAGRDDLAAVTSRGTATPEHVIRTKRVPLLGVDVDDYSERYLRYVAENRGDGEYTVLDPAPASSSTPSSAC; encoded by the coding sequence ATGACGGCTGTGAAAAACGCGCTCCAGGGTGCACTCGAAGAGATCGTGCGCGTGTCGAGGGAACTCGGCAGCGACCCAGCCCTCGTGCTGCACGGCGGTGGCAACACCTCGATCAAGGCGATGGGGGAAGACGTGACGGGCGAGCAAATTGAGCTCGTCCTGGTCAAGGGCAGCGGCTGGGATCTCGGCACGATCGAGTCGCAGGGCTTCGCCCCACTGCGACGCGCGCGGCTGCTCCAACTGTTGCGGCTCGAGAAGCTGAGCGACTCCAGCATGGTCAACGAGTTGCGGCAGGCCTCTCTCTCCGCCTCGGCCCCGACGGCGTCGATCGAGGCGCTGCTGCACGCTCACCTGCCTGCGCGGGTCGTGTTGCACTCGCACGCCGACGCGATCGTCGCCCTCACCGACCAGCCGGACGGCCTGCGCCGGGCTGCCGAGGTTCTGGGCGAGCGGGTCGCAGTATTGCCCTACATCATGCCGGGCTTCGACCTCGCCCGCATGGTTGCTTCGACAGAGCTGGCCGACGCCGACGCCATCGTGCTGGCCAACCATGGCCTGTTCACCTTCGCCGATGACGCGGATGCCGCACTCGACCGGCACCGGGCACTCGTGGCAGCCGCATCCGCCGCGCTCGGTATGGAGCATTGGGGCGTCGAGGGTGAAATCGTGCAGCGGGCGGGTACCCCGATAGAGCTCGCCACCCTGCGCCGTGACATTGCGCGCACGGCCGGCCGGCCTCTGCTGCTGCGGCAGTCAGCCTCCGAGCGGGCATTGCGATTCGCAGGACGAGATGATCTGGCCGCTGTCACGTCGCGCGGAACGGCGACGCCGGAGCACGTCATCCGCACCAAGCGGGTGCCTCTGCTCGGCGTCGACGTCGACGACTACTCCGAGCGTTACCTCCGCTACGTCGCAGAGAACAGGGGCGACGGCGAGTACACGGTTCTCGACCCGGCCCCCGCGTCGTCCTCGACGCCGAGCTCGGCCTGCTGA